The window CCGAGTCCGCCTCCGAGGACGCGTAGAGGGAGAAGTCGTCCCGCCGCGTCACGCGCTCGTCCTCCGCGCCACCGACTCCGGGCTGGTGCGCCTCGCACCAGCGCGTGTACACCAGCGCCCGGGTCGGATCGACGTCGGGATCGCAGCCGGGGCACCACGCCTGCACGACCATCGGGCTGTCGGGGAGGGCGCTGTCGTTCATGGGAGCCGGCTCGCCACGGGGGGCGCGGGCAGGGTCACCCGCCAGCGCGCGAGCCCGTCCTCGCAGTGGAGGCAGGTCTGCACCTCGGGCCGGGCGTGGAGCCGCGCCCGAGCGATCGCCCCGCCGCACTCGGCGCAGGTCCCATACTCACCCCGGCTCAGCCGCTCGAGAGCCTCAGCCAGCTCGTCCATTGAAGACCTCCCGGTCCGGGCACCCTCGTCATGGCCGTTCCACCAGTGATGAGGTGGAGTCTAGCGATTGGGGAACGCGCGCGAATCGGGCAGGTACCCCAATCGGCGGTCAGAGAATCCTCGCTCCGGGGAATTCCCCTACCTGAGCCTCCGTGCCCCCGAGCCGCACGGCGTTAGTTCGTCTCGGGACCTGAAACGCGCGGCGCTTGCCCACGACTCAGCCACGACGCGAGCGACACGTAGCTCTCCCTACCGCACTTCGGACACCGCCGCTCGTCGGCGTCGAAGACCGTCTCGTCGCGCAGGCAAAGCATCGCCCGGTCGAGCGGTACCCAGACGGCGCCCAGCACGCGCGGCATGTCGAGCCCGCTTCGCCGCATGCTACGCCCCTACCGCTCCGAGCCCCGCGGGCTCAGCGTTGCATACGGGCTGCAGCTCACGAATGACCACCTTCTCCCCTCCGCGCTCGCCTCGGTCGCTCAGAAGCGAGGCTCGATGGCAAGGAGGTTGTCTCTTGGGGATTCTCCTGAACAGCAGGTGATTCCCGGATTCACTGCAGAAGAATCCCCGAGTGGGCCATACGGACTCGCCCGGAGGTCGCGCGCGGCCAGCCTGAGGCGACTCCTCAGCGGCAGGAGTAAATCAGTCGGGAATTCCGGCGAAGTTGGGGGTCGCCAGGTTCGCCACGACCCCGAGGAGGGCGTCCAAGTCCACGGGCTTTTCGAGGTAGTACTGGAAGCCCGCTCTGAGCGCGCTCGCCCGGTGGTGCGGCCCAGCGAGCCCGGTGAGGGCGGCGGCGGCTGTGGCGCCATCCGCGTGCCTCCATTCCGAACACTCTGGTCGCCGCATGTGCCGCGCGCGAGTTGCGGGAGAGCAGGCTCGCGCCTGGGAATTCCCCGGAGAACCAGGTAAAGCCCCTACATCCCGCGTGGAGAACCCCCCAGAGTTCGTGCCGGGAAAGCCCGAGCAGTGCCAACGATTGCGGACACTTGTCGCTGACGACGGGCTCGTCCCACGCGCGGACGTCGAACGGCTGCGGTGCCGAACCGCCCTGTCAATCCAGGGGTTTTGCGAGCCCGATCAGTTATTCACAAGGGCCTTGTCATTGGTTTTCAGCGGCCTCGGTCGAGGATTCACCTGATTGGCCGTCCCGGCCTCGCCGCCTACCGTGGCCTCGGGAGCAACGTGCTCCATGTCGCACACGCGCGAACGCGAGCGCCGCGCCCGGGGGGCGGGCAGGGAGAGAGCGATGCGGACGAGAACGGTGACGACGATCGTGGCAGCGTGGCTGTTGGTGGCCGCACCGGCCGCCGCGGGGCCGGCGGTGGGGCCCCGTGAGGCCGTGGAGACCGCGCTCACGCAGGTCCTAAGCCTCGCGCAGCACGGCGCGGCGAGCGGCGCCTCCACGTCCGACCGGCTGGCGGAGATCCGCCGGATTTCCCGCGAGACCTTCGACTTCGACGAGGTCGCGCGGCGTTCGCTCGCGCGTCACTGGCAGGTGCTGAGGCCGGAGGAGCGGGCGGAGTTCGTGACGCTCTTCCGCGACCTGCTGGAGCGCTCCTACCTCACCCAGGTCGAGGCGTGCTCGGGCGAAACGATCACCTTCACCGGCGAGTCGGTCGAGGGCGACCTCGCCACGGTGCACTCCAAGGTGGTGACCGGGCGCGGCACGGAGATCCCGCTCGACTACCGCATGCACGTGCGCGACGGCCGCTGGCGGATCTACGACGTGGTGGTGGGCGGCTGGAGCTTCATCGCGAGCTACCGGAGCCAGTTCGACCGCGTAATCCGGGTCGAGTCGTACGCCGCGCTGCGCGACCGGCTGCGGAAGAAGACCTTCGACCACGCCGTGGCCGAAGGCCGGCCGGAGTCATAGCCATGCCAAACCGAGTGCTGCTCGCCGATGACCATGTGATCGTGAGGCAGGCGCTGGGCGCCCTCCTCGAGCGGGAGGGGTTCGAAGTCGTGGGGGCGGTCGGCGATGGCCAGGAGGCGCTGCGTGTGGCTCGGGAGCGCCAGCCGGACGTGGCCATCCTGGATTTCTCCATGCCGCTCTTGAACGGGCTCGACGCCGCGCGGGAGATCCTGCACGCGTGCCCGCGCACGCGGGCCATCTTATTGACCATGCATACGGACGACCATCGGGTCCTCGAGGCGCTCCGCGCGGGCGTCAGGGGCTACGTCGTCAAGTCCCAGGCCGCCGCCGATCTGATCCGCGCGATCCACGAGGTCCTGCGCGGCGCGACCTACCTGAGCCCCGGCATCTCGGAGACGGTCGTCCAGGCGTACCTGAACAAGTCGGACGTGCCGGTCGACCCGCTCTCGCCCCGGGAGCGGGAGGTGCTGCAGCTCATCGCGGAGGGGAAATCCACGAAGGAGATCGCCGGACTCCTCTCGATCAGCTTCAAGACCGCGGAGTCGCACCGGACGCGGCTCATGCGGAAGACCAACATCCATGAGACCGCCAGCCTCGTCCGCTACGCCGTCCGGCGCGGGTTGGTCCAGGCCTAGCCGACGCCGGGCCGGGGCAGGGTTCACGCGCCGCGGTCGCGGCGGTACGCCTCGTGTTCCTCCCTGAGGATCCGGAAGAGCGCGGGCACCAGGGTCCGCCGCATCTCCGTCTTCGTCTGTCCCGTGAACTCTGGGTTCTCGCGCGCGTCGAGTCGCTCGCGCAGGATCGCCTCCGCCGTCCCACGGTGACCCCCGGCCAGGCGGAGCGCCTCCTCGGCGCCCGCCACGAGCGTCGGGGCGTCCTTCATGACGCCCTGGATCTCGGCGAAGAGCTCATCCACGTTCGCGCCCGCGCCGAGCTCGGCCTCGATACCAGCCATGAAGCGGTCCACGGCCCCCAGCGTGTCGCCGCCTGCCGTGCGCACGGCTGTCCTCGCGATCGCTCGTAGCCGGCTCTCGGGCTGGTCGGCGGTCACGGATGTCCCCCGGTGAGAGTGCGCTGCCCGCCCCGGCCGATCATACCCTCATCCCGGGGCCTCGGGCGGATCGGCTCTAAGATAGGCGCCGCCCTTTCTGTGCGACCATGACGTGGAGGTCCGCAGCGTGGCGGTCCGCGG is drawn from Candidatus Methylomirabilota bacterium and contains these coding sequences:
- a CDS encoding TraR/DksA C4-type zinc finger protein — encoded protein: MDELAEALERLSRGEYGTCAECGGAIARARLHARPEVQTCLHCEDGLARWRVTLPAPPVASRLP
- a CDS encoding ABC transporter substrate-binding protein, coding for MRTRTVTTIVAAWLLVAAPAAAGPAVGPREAVETALTQVLSLAQHGAASGASTSDRLAEIRRISRETFDFDEVARRSLARHWQVLRPEERAEFVTLFRDLLERSYLTQVEACSGETITFTGESVEGDLATVHSKVVTGRGTEIPLDYRMHVRDGRWRIYDVVVGGWSFIASYRSQFDRVIRVESYAALRDRLRKKTFDHAVAEGRPES
- a CDS encoding response regulator transcription factor encodes the protein MPNRVLLADDHVIVRQALGALLEREGFEVVGAVGDGQEALRVARERQPDVAILDFSMPLLNGLDAAREILHACPRTRAILLTMHTDDHRVLEALRAGVRGYVVKSQAAADLIRAIHEVLRGATYLSPGISETVVQAYLNKSDVPVDPLSPREREVLQLIAEGKSTKEIAGLLSISFKTAESHRTRLMRKTNIHETASLVRYAVRRGLVQA